A section of the Oncorhynchus gorbuscha isolate QuinsamMale2020 ecotype Even-year linkage group LG04, OgorEven_v1.0, whole genome shotgun sequence genome encodes:
- the LOC124034417 gene encoding ubiquitin-conjugating enzyme E2 G1-like isoform X1: MDSHVHLMWATYRPLFQLAPLTIELNKNPVEGFSAGLIDDDDIYKWEVVIIGPQDTLFEGGFFKAYLTFPYDYPLRPPKLKFITEIWHPNVAKNGDVCISILHEPGEDKFGYEKPEERWLPIHTVETIMISVISMLADPNSESPANVDAAKEWREDPNGEFKRKVACCVRKSQEMAFD, from the exons ATGGATAGTCATGTGCACCTGATGTGGGCAACATACAGGCCACTTTTTCAATTGGCACCACTGACAATAG AACTCAACAAGAACCCAGTGGAGGGCTTTTCAGCTGGCCTAATAGACGATGACGATATATACAAATGGGAGGTTGTCATCATAGGGCCACAAGACACCCTTTT CGAAGGAGGTTTTTTTAAAGCATACCTGACCTTTCCCTATGATTATCCTCTACGGCCTCCCAAGTTGAAGTTCATCACTGAAATCTGGCATCCTAATG TGGCAAAGAATGGCGATGTATGTATCTCAATTCTGCATGAGCCAGGAGAGGACAAGTTTGGCTATGAGAAGCCAGAGGAACGTTGGCTTCCTATCCACACTGTAGAGACGATTATGATCAGTGTAATCTCCATGCTGGCCGACCCAAACAGTGAATCGCCTGCTAATGTGGATGCTGCG AAAGAGTGGAGGGAGGATCCAAATGGTGAATTCAAGAGGAAGGTGGCTTGCTGTGTACGGAAAAGCCAGGAAATGGCATTTGACTAG
- the LOC124034417 gene encoding ubiquitin-conjugating enzyme E2 G1-like isoform X2, with protein MTEQSALLLRKQLAELNKNPVEGFSAGLIDDDDIYKWEVVIIGPQDTLFEGGFFKAYLTFPYDYPLRPPKLKFITEIWHPNVAKNGDVCISILHEPGEDKFGYEKPEERWLPIHTVETIMISVISMLADPNSESPANVDAAKEWREDPNGEFKRKVACCVRKSQEMAFD; from the exons ATGACTGAACAATCAGCACTACTTCTTCGAAAGCAATTGGCAG AACTCAACAAGAACCCAGTGGAGGGCTTTTCAGCTGGCCTAATAGACGATGACGATATATACAAATGGGAGGTTGTCATCATAGGGCCACAAGACACCCTTTT CGAAGGAGGTTTTTTTAAAGCATACCTGACCTTTCCCTATGATTATCCTCTACGGCCTCCCAAGTTGAAGTTCATCACTGAAATCTGGCATCCTAATG TGGCAAAGAATGGCGATGTATGTATCTCAATTCTGCATGAGCCAGGAGAGGACAAGTTTGGCTATGAGAAGCCAGAGGAACGTTGGCTTCCTATCCACACTGTAGAGACGATTATGATCAGTGTAATCTCCATGCTGGCCGACCCAAACAGTGAATCGCCTGCTAATGTGGATGCTGCG AAAGAGTGGAGGGAGGATCCAAATGGTGAATTCAAGAGGAAGGTGGCTTGCTGTGTACGGAAAAGCCAGGAAATGGCATTTGACTAG